One Zerene cesonia ecotype Mississippi chromosome 9, Zerene_cesonia_1.1, whole genome shotgun sequence DNA window includes the following coding sequences:
- the LOC119829198 gene encoding uncharacterized protein LOC119829198 — protein MYVKVETERLAFIRFNQAKLRSEDYIHLRDAIHSDGDVESVGRLTILPSSYIGSPRHMHEYAQDAMTYVRNYGTPDLFITFTCNPKWMEIERELEPGQKPQDRHDIIARVFQQKLKVMMDVLTKYRVFGDTRCYMYSVEWQKRGQPHAHILIWLLNKLHSNEVDDIISAEIPDPVTDPHLHNIVTTQMVHGPCGALNPLSPCMADGKCTKRYPRPLVAETVTGNDGYPVYRRRSKEDNGRTIKVKVKNQEIEIGNEFIVPYCPLLSRIFETHANVESCHSAKSIKYLCKYVTKGSDMAVFGIASENANDEISNFQMGRYVSTNEALWRLFSFLIHERYPTVVHLAVHLENGQRVYFTEANAAQRAERPPSTTLTSFFAMCEADPFAATLMYVEMPKYYTWNQSTKKFQRRKQGTPVPDWPQVFSSDALGRMYTVHPRNVFICDCC, from the coding sequence ATGTATGTCAAAGTCGAGACAGAACGTTTAGCGTTCATCCGATTCAATCAGGCAAAGCTACGATCTGAGGACTATATACACTTGCGTGATGCTATTCATTCAGATGGTGATGTTGAGAGTGTTGGACGTCTGACGATTCTCCCATCATCTTATATCGGAAGCCCACGCCACATGCATGAATACGCTCAAGACGCTATGACATACGTGCGAAATTATGGAACTcccgatttatttattacattcacaTGCAATCCGAAGTGGATGGAAATTGAACGTGAGTTGGAACCGGGTCAGAAACCGCAAGATCGCCATGACATAATCGCCAGAgtatttcaacaaaaactCAAGGTTATGATGGATGTGCTTACTAAGTATCGAGTTTTTGGTGACACACGTTGTTATATGTACTCGGTGGAATGGCAGAAGCGTGGACAACCGCATGCTCATATCCTAATTTGGTTGCTGAACAAATTACATTCAAATGAAGTGGATGACATCATATCAGCTGAAATTCCTGATCCAGTCACTGATCCCCATCTACACAACATTGTGACGACACAGATGGTGCATGGACCGTGCGGTGCATTAAATCCATTATCGCCTTGCATGGCTGATGGAAAGTGCACAAAACGATATCCGCGACCGTTAGTTGCTGAAACAGTTACAGGGAACGATGGATATCCAGTTTATCGTCGGCGTTCAAAAGAAGATAATGGTCGAACTATCaaagttaaagttaaaaatcaaGAGATTGAGATCGGAAATGAATTCATTGTACCATATTGCCCGCTGCTATCACGAATTTTCGAAACACATGCAAACGTTGAGAGTTGTCATTCGGCcaaatcaatcaaatatttgtGCAAGTACGTCACAAAAGGCAGCGACATGGCTGTGTTTGGTATTGCGTCGGAAAATGCGAATGACGAAATCAGCAACTTCCAAATGGGCAGATACGTCAGTACTAATGAAGCACTGTGgcgattattttcatttctaattCATGAAAGATATCCCACAGTTGTACATTTAGCAGTGCATTTGGAAAATGGCCAAAGAGTTTACTTTACTGAGGCTAATGCAGCACAACGAGCTGAGAGACCACCATCGACAACATTGACTAGCTTCTTTGCAATGTGTGAAGCAGATCCATTCGCAGCGACGCTGATGTACGTTGAAATGCCCAAGTATTACACTTGGAATCAATCAACAAAGAAATTCCAACGTCGCAAACAAGGAACCCCAGTTCCAGATTGGCCACAGGTGTTTTCCAGTGATGCACTAGGTCGCATGTATACTGTTCATCctagaaatg